The following proteins are encoded in a genomic region of Holophagales bacterium:
- a CDS encoding restriction endonuclease: MSVPGFQDLMLPILQLAADGKEHTLAEARPLLAARLGLSEEDTAQLLPSGRQTVFANRTAWAKVYLQRAGLFSSSRRGHFQITPRGLALLAEKLPRVDIRVLDRFPEFVEFRTKKDSEDSSTGEEHSESSATPEETLESASLRIRKALATEVLDRVKRSSPTFFEELVVALLLKMGYGGSRQDAGKALGRSGDEGLDGVIHEDRLGLDVIYLQAKRWEGTVGRPEIQKFVGALHGRRARKGVFLTTSAFSDEARQYAAGIDSKVALIDGAQLAELMIDFDLGVSPATTYIVKRIDSDFFGEE; the protein is encoded by the coding sequence ATGAGCGTCCCCGGCTTTCAGGACCTGATGCTCCCGATCCTGCAGCTGGCTGCCGACGGCAAGGAGCACACGCTGGCCGAGGCCCGCCCACTGCTGGCCGCACGGCTGGGGCTCTCCGAGGAGGACACCGCCCAGCTGCTGCCGAGCGGCCGGCAGACGGTGTTCGCGAATCGGACCGCCTGGGCCAAGGTCTACCTGCAGCGGGCTGGGCTCTTCTCCTCTTCCCGGCGCGGACACTTCCAGATCACGCCCCGCGGCCTGGCCCTCCTTGCCGAGAAGCTCCCCCGGGTCGACATCCGGGTGCTCGACCGGTTTCCCGAGTTCGTGGAGTTCCGGACGAAGAAGGACTCCGAGGACTCGAGTACCGGAGAAGAGCACTCGGAGAGTTCCGCAACGCCCGAGGAGACGCTGGAGTCGGCCAGTCTGCGCATCCGAAAGGCCCTGGCCACCGAGGTTCTCGATCGGGTGAAGAGGAGCTCGCCCACGTTCTTCGAGGAGCTGGTGGTGGCTCTGCTTCTGAAGATGGGCTACGGCGGCTCGCGCCAGGACGCCGGCAAGGCCCTCGGCCGCTCCGGCGACGAAGGGCTCGACGGGGTGATCCACGAGGACCGGCTCGGTCTGGACGTGATCTACCTGCAGGCCAAGCGCTGGGAGGGGACGGTCGGGCGGCCCGAGATCCAGAAGTTCGTGGGAGCGCTGCACGGCCGAAGGGCCCGCAAGGGCGTCTTCCTCACGACGAGCGCCTTCTCCGACGAGGCCCGCCAGTACGCCGCCGGGATCGACTCGAAGGTCGCGCTGATCGACGGTGCCCAGCTGGCCGAGCTGATGATCG